In Lacibacter sp. H375, one DNA window encodes the following:
- a CDS encoding AMP nucleosidase, protein MKTKEDIVKNWLPRYTGKQLKEFGEYILLTNFSNYVNMFAEWNKVEVTGLDKPMQCATADGITIINFGMGSATAATVMDLLSAIQPKAVLFLGKCGGLKAKNKIGDLILPIAAIRGEGTSRDYFPPEVPALPSFALQKAVSTTIRDFDSDYWTGTVYTTNRRVWEHDQEFKAYLEKVRAMAIDMETATIFMVGFSNHIPTGALLLVSDSPMTPEGVKTEESDKKVTSHFVEKHIKIGIDSLKQLINNGNTVKHLRFEE, encoded by the coding sequence ATGAAAACAAAAGAAGACATTGTTAAGAACTGGCTGCCTCGCTACACTGGTAAACAACTTAAAGAATTTGGTGAATATATTCTGCTCACAAATTTCAGCAATTATGTAAACATGTTTGCAGAATGGAACAAAGTAGAAGTAACGGGTCTGGACAAACCCATGCAATGTGCAACGGCAGATGGTATCACCATCATTAATTTCGGAATGGGAAGTGCTACCGCAGCTACGGTAATGGATCTTTTATCAGCCATTCAACCAAAAGCAGTTTTGTTTTTAGGCAAGTGTGGCGGGTTGAAAGCAAAAAACAAAATAGGTGATCTGATTCTTCCCATCGCTGCCATACGTGGTGAAGGTACAAGTCGTGATTATTTTCCACCAGAGGTACCGGCACTACCATCTTTCGCATTACAAAAAGCAGTATCAACAACCATACGTGATTTCGACAGTGATTACTGGACAGGAACTGTTTACACTACTAACCGACGTGTATGGGAACACGATCAGGAATTTAAAGCCTACCTGGAAAAAGTAAGAGCCATGGCTATTGATATGGAAACTGCTACTATTTTTATGGTAGGCTTCTCAAATCATATTCCAACAGGTGCTCTGTTGCTAGTGAGTGATAGCCCAATGACTCCCGAAGGTGTAAAGACAGAGGAGAGTGATAAAAAAGTAACCAGTCATTTTGTTGAGAAGCATATTAAAATCGGAATTGATTCTTTGAAACAACTCATCAACAACGGCAACACGGTAAAACATCTGAGGTTTGAAGAGTAA
- a CDS encoding cytochrome ubiquinol oxidase subunit I, translating to MDVEILSRIQFAFTIAFHYIYPPMSIGLGLILVIMEGMYLKTGRKIYEDATRFWIKIFALIFGIGVATGIIMEFEFGTNWATYSKYVGDIFGSALAAEGIFAFALESGFLGILIFGWNRVSSRVHFFSTIMVFLGSLFSAIWIVVANSWQQTPAGYHIVGDGMNARAEITDFWAMVFNPSSVDRLTHVWIGAFLSGAFLVLSVNAYYIIRKRHLEIARPSFKIALIVAAACSLLQLVVGHRSADGVAKNQPAKLAAIEGHYDTLAKADMFLLGYVNNKTQEVSGLKIPGGLSFLLHGNFNEPVKGLNAFPEDDRPKQINAIFQFYHMMVACGMSMIALTLFAVWQWKRNRLFETKWLMWIFVFSVILPQIANQAGWFAAEMGRQPWVVYGLLRTSDALSKTVTANQVLFSLIMFTVVYILLLFLFLYLLNKKIKHGPVSDHAKEELEEGSKRNNPIMKQ from the coding sequence ATGGATGTAGAGATTCTTTCCCGCATACAATTCGCTTTTACCATTGCATTTCATTACATCTATCCTCCCATGAGTATTGGTTTGGGGCTGATTCTTGTGATCATGGAGGGAATGTATCTAAAAACCGGTCGTAAGATCTATGAAGACGCAACCCGTTTCTGGATTAAAATATTTGCGCTCATTTTTGGTATTGGCGTGGCAACAGGCATCATCATGGAATTTGAGTTTGGCACAAACTGGGCAACATATTCAAAATATGTAGGCGATATTTTCGGAAGTGCCCTTGCAGCGGAGGGCATTTTTGCCTTTGCACTTGAATCAGGTTTCCTCGGTATTCTCATCTTTGGTTGGAACAGGGTGAGCTCAAGAGTTCATTTCTTTTCCACCATCATGGTGTTTCTTGGTTCTTTGTTTTCTGCGATCTGGATCGTTGTTGCAAACTCCTGGCAGCAGACTCCCGCAGGTTATCATATTGTTGGCGATGGAATGAATGCAAGAGCAGAGATCACAGATTTCTGGGCAATGGTATTTAATCCATCTAGTGTTGATCGCTTAACACATGTGTGGATCGGAGCATTTCTTTCCGGTGCTTTTTTAGTGTTGAGCGTAAATGCCTATTACATTATCCGCAAACGTCATCTTGAAATCGCACGACCGTCTTTTAAAATAGCCTTGATTGTGGCTGCCGCCTGTTCCTTACTGCAATTAGTTGTTGGGCATCGAAGTGCAGATGGTGTAGCAAAAAATCAACCGGCTAAGCTTGCAGCAATTGAAGGGCATTACGATACGTTGGCGAAAGCTGATATGTTTCTGTTGGGATATGTGAACAACAAAACACAGGAGGTGAGTGGATTGAAAATTCCGGGTGGGCTTTCTTTTTTGCTGCACGGAAATTTTAATGAACCGGTAAAAGGGTTGAATGCGTTTCCTGAAGATGATCGTCCGAAACAGATCAATGCCATCTTCCAGTTCTATCATATGATGGTGGCATGTGGCATGAGTATGATTGCTCTGACATTGTTCGCCGTTTGGCAATGGAAGCGCAATCGTTTATTTGAAACAAAATGGTTGATGTGGATATTTGTGTTCAGTGTAATATTACCTCAAATTGCAAACCAGGCAGGATGGTTTGCAGCTGAAATGGGAAGGCAGCCATGGGTGGTGTATGGATTACTGCGCACTTCCGATGCATTGTCGAAAACAGTAACAGCTAACCAGGTATTATTTTCATTGATCATGTTTACAGTTGTGTACATATTGCTATTGTTTTTATTTCTATACCTGTTGAACAAGAAAATAAAGCACGGCCCTGTAAGCGATCATGCAAAAGAAGAACTTGAAGAAGGCAGTAAACGTAACAACCCAATCATGAAACAGTAA
- a CDS encoding 4Fe-4S dicluster domain-containing protein: MAIKITEECINCGACEPECPNNAIYEGGVEWAIADGTTVKGSYTLIDGTVVDAAAKNAPVSMDTYYITPNKCTECQGFHEEPQCASVCPVDCCVPDEMYVETVEDLLARKDRLHLA, translated from the coding sequence ATGGCTATAAAAATTACAGAAGAATGTATTAACTGCGGAGCCTGTGAACCAGAGTGTCCAAATAATGCAATTTATGAAGGCGGTGTAGAATGGGCGATTGCAGACGGAACAACAGTAAAAGGATCTTATACCCTGATTGATGGTACCGTAGTAGATGCTGCTGCTAAAAATGCACCGGTAAGTATGGATACATATTATATCACACCGAATAAGTGTACAGAATGCCAGGGCTTTCATGAAGAGCCACAATGTGCTTCGGTTTGCCCGGTTGACTGCTGTGTCCCTGATGAAATGTATGTAGAAACCGTGGAAGATCTGTTGGCAAGAAAAGATCGTTTACACTTGGCATAA
- a CDS encoding ABC transporter ATP-binding protein yields MTDLLQINNLDVNFKTEEGIVKAIHGISFTVGKGETVAVVGESGSGKSVTALSALQLIPQPPVSYPNGSIHFTKKDGSVIDLLKASAQEIQGIRGNEIAMIFQEPMTSLNPVFACGMQVMEAIQLHQKVNHKEAKKRTLQLFEKVKLPNPAAMLSRYPHQLSGGQKQRVMIAMAMSCNPSLLIADEPTTALDVTVQNTILQLIKELQQETGMGVLFITHDLGVVHDIADKIVVMYKGRIVEQGSVKDLFNNPQHPYTKALLACRPALHPKGKRLPVVSDFLEMENENPQVQNPNSKIQNPNSQFPIPNSQFPTPLLQIKNLNVWFPEQKKLFGKSSSFIKAVNNVSFDVYNGETLGLVGESGCGKTTLGRALLRLVDATSGSILLNGENILSKSSAAFKQQRKDLQIVFQDPYSSLNPRITIGDAIAEPMLVHQLQPTQKKAKEKVMELLEKVNLTPDHFNRYPHEFSGGQRQRIVIARALALNPSFIVWDESVSALDVSVQAQVLNLLNDLKKEFNFTSIFISHDLSVVRYICDRIVVMNKGQIEEMGNAEDIYSRPQTAYTRQLLAAIPGRIAQVS; encoded by the coding sequence ATGACAGATTTGCTTCAAATAAATAACCTTGACGTAAACTTCAAAACAGAAGAAGGCATTGTAAAAGCCATTCATGGTATTTCATTCACGGTTGGTAAAGGAGAAACTGTGGCAGTGGTGGGTGAAAGTGGTTCTGGCAAATCTGTTACTGCACTTTCTGCACTGCAATTGATTCCACAGCCTCCGGTTTCTTACCCCAACGGCAGCATCCATTTCACCAAAAAAGACGGCTCTGTTATTGATCTGCTGAAAGCTTCAGCACAAGAAATACAAGGCATACGTGGCAATGAAATTGCCATGATTTTCCAGGAGCCAATGACATCACTCAACCCGGTTTTTGCATGTGGTATGCAAGTGATGGAAGCAATTCAGCTTCATCAAAAAGTAAATCATAAAGAAGCTAAAAAAAGAACTCTGCAACTATTTGAAAAAGTTAAGCTTCCTAACCCGGCAGCTATGCTTAGCCGTTATCCGCATCAGCTAAGTGGCGGACAAAAGCAACGGGTGATGATCGCAATGGCGATGAGTTGTAACCCATCACTATTAATTGCTGATGAACCTACAACAGCGTTGGATGTAACAGTGCAGAATACCATACTTCAACTTATAAAAGAATTGCAGCAGGAAACGGGCATGGGCGTTTTGTTTATTACCCATGACCTTGGTGTGGTGCATGATATTGCAGATAAGATTGTGGTGATGTATAAAGGGCGAATTGTGGAGCAAGGTTCTGTAAAAGACCTTTTCAACAATCCGCAACATCCTTATACCAAAGCATTGCTGGCTTGCCGGCCTGCACTTCATCCAAAAGGAAAACGGTTACCGGTGGTGAGTGATTTCTTGGAAATGGAAAATGAAAATCCCCAAGTACAAAATCCAAATTCCAAAATCCAAAATCCAAATTCACAATTCCCAATCCCCAATTCCCAATTCCCCACTCCTCTTCTTCAAATTAAAAACCTGAACGTTTGGTTTCCTGAACAAAAGAAACTATTTGGCAAATCATCATCCTTTATCAAGGCAGTAAACAATGTAAGTTTTGATGTGTACAACGGTGAAACGTTAGGGCTTGTGGGTGAAAGCGGTTGCGGTAAAACAACATTGGGCAGAGCCTTGCTTCGTTTGGTTGATGCAACATCGGGCAGTATTCTGTTGAATGGTGAAAACATTCTCAGTAAATCTTCTGCTGCATTCAAACAACAACGCAAAGACCTGCAGATCGTTTTTCAGGATCCATACTCTTCATTGAATCCACGTATAACCATTGGCGATGCCATTGCGGAACCAATGCTGGTCCATCAACTTCAACCCACCCAAAAGAAAGCGAAAGAAAAAGTGATGGAGTTGTTGGAAAAAGTAAATCTAACTCCAGATCATTTCAATCGGTATCCGCATGAATTCAGTGGTGGTCAACGGCAACGGATCGTAATAGCAAGAGCTTTGGCCTTGAATCCATCCTTTATTGTGTGGGATGAATCTGTTTCAGCTCTGGATGTTAGTGTGCAGGCCCAGGTACTCAATCTGCTCAACGATCTGAAAAAGGAATTCAACTTCACCTCTATCTTCATTTCCCATGATCTTTCGGTGGTGCGTTATATCTGCGACCGTATTGTTGTGATGAACAAAGGCCAAATTGAAGAAATGGGTAACGCAGAAGATATTTATTCCCGTCCCCAGACTGCCTACACCCGCCAATTACTCGCTGCTATTCCCGGCCGGATAGCACAGGTTAGTTAA
- the cydB gene encoding cytochrome d ubiquinol oxidase subunit II, giving the protein METFLGLDYNVWWFLVFGGVISGYAILDGFDLGAGALHLLLNKEQSRRIAMNAIGPVWDGNEVWLVIGGGALFAGFPVAYAAIFSAFYVPFMIFMVGLIFRAVAIEFRSKEPMLWWRKTWDVVYNIACIVISLSLGLMLGNVAFGIPLNADKEFAGNWMSFFHPFPIMVSVTTLALFLMHGAIYLTMKTENRLYTKMHLLANNFTVFFVLSFVITTLYTLLYIPHLCDQFRQNPGLFLLPVLMILAIANIPRQIKKGLYRYAFLSSAITIALLLIMVAVEIFPYLLYASNDINNSITIHNAAASAKTMKILLIIALIGTPLVGLYTAFVFWTFKGKVKLDEMSY; this is encoded by the coding sequence ATGGAAACTTTTCTCGGATTAGATTACAATGTTTGGTGGTTCCTCGTATTCGGTGGTGTTATCAGCGGATATGCAATTCTCGATGGGTTCGATCTTGGTGCCGGAGCTCTTCATTTGCTACTTAACAAAGAGCAAAGCCGCCGTATTGCTATGAATGCCATTGGTCCTGTTTGGGATGGTAACGAAGTTTGGTTGGTAATTGGTGGTGGTGCTTTGTTTGCCGGCTTCCCGGTGGCGTATGCTGCAATATTCTCTGCCTTTTATGTTCCATTCATGATCTTCATGGTAGGTTTGATCTTTCGTGCCGTTGCCATCGAATTTCGAAGTAAAGAACCAATGCTTTGGTGGCGTAAAACATGGGATGTTGTTTATAATATTGCCTGCATCGTTATTTCACTTTCATTAGGATTGATGTTGGGAAACGTTGCATTTGGTATTCCATTAAATGCAGACAAAGAATTTGCAGGTAACTGGATGTCGTTCTTTCATCCGTTCCCGATCATGGTGTCGGTTACTACGTTGGCCCTCTTTCTGATGCATGGAGCTATTTATCTTACCATGAAAACCGAGAACCGGTTGTACACAAAAATGCATTTGCTGGCGAATAACTTCACCGTATTTTTTGTGTTGAGTTTTGTTATTACAACATTATACACGCTGCTTTATATTCCGCATTTGTGCGATCAGTTCAGGCAAAACCCAGGTTTGTTTTTATTGCCGGTATTGATGATACTTGCCATTGCAAATATCCCAAGGCAGATCAAGAAAGGATTGTACCGTTATGCATTTCTGAGTTCAGCAATAACGATAGCTTTATTGCTGATCATGGTGGCAGTAGAAATATTTCCCTACCTTCTTTATGCCAGCAACGACATCAATAACAGCATCACCATTCACAATGCAGCAGCCTCTGCAAAAACAATGAAGATATTGCTCATCATTGCGCTTATTGGTACGCCGTTAGTTGGATTGTACACCGCATTCGTATTCTGGACGTTTAAAGGAAAGGTTAAGCTGGATGAGATGAGTTACTAA
- a CDS encoding acyl-CoA reductase — translation MNLQQRLEILYQLRQYISEQPTEWQNACRQAEQLNNWFTQRFIQTAAEAVADNFLNNDLLRNWADHYHLDDNIIPKTVGIVMAGNIPLVGFHDFLCVFVSGHKQVCKLSSKDDVLLKHLVTKMTEWNPAVAERVQFNSMLKDCDAYIATGSDNSARYFDYYFGRYPSIIRKNRTSVAILTGSETETELSLLADDIMQYFGLGCRNITKLYVSTGYDFVPLLNALRKYSWMFDHHKYRNNYDYQLAIYLMNNIYYMTNDCIVLIENEQVFSPIGTLHYSYYEQQADVINSLKRNEQVQAIVGKDFLPFGEAQQPGLMDYADGIDVMAFLLSL, via the coding sequence ATGAATTTACAACAAAGACTGGAAATTTTATACCAACTAAGACAATATATTTCTGAACAACCAACTGAATGGCAAAATGCCTGCAGGCAGGCTGAGCAACTAAACAATTGGTTTACACAAAGGTTCATACAAACAGCAGCTGAAGCTGTTGCCGACAATTTTTTAAACAATGATCTTTTACGTAACTGGGCTGATCACTATCATCTCGATGATAACATTATTCCAAAGACTGTTGGCATTGTTATGGCCGGAAATATTCCTCTTGTTGGCTTTCACGATTTCCTATGTGTATTTGTTAGCGGTCATAAACAGGTTTGTAAACTTTCATCGAAAGATGATGTGCTGCTGAAACATCTTGTAACAAAGATGACCGAGTGGAATCCTGCTGTTGCAGAGCGTGTGCAATTCAACAGCATGTTGAAAGATTGTGATGCCTACATTGCAACAGGTAGTGATAACAGTGCCCGTTATTTTGACTATTATTTTGGGCGTTATCCTTCCATCATAAGAAAAAACAGAACTTCTGTTGCCATATTAACCGGCAGTGAAACAGAGACTGAATTATCGTTGTTAGCTGATGATATAATGCAATATTTTGGACTTGGTTGCCGCAACATTACCAAGTTATACGTATCAACCGGATACGATTTTGTGCCATTGCTAAATGCACTCAGGAAATACAGCTGGATGTTTGATCACCATAAGTATCGCAATAATTACGACTACCAGTTGGCGATCTACCTCATGAATAATATATACTACATGACCAACGATTGTATTGTGCTCATTGAGAATGAACAGGTTTTTTCTCCTATTGGCACGTTGCACTACAGCTATTACGAGCAACAAGCTGATGTCATCAACAGTCTTAAAAGAAATGAACAGGTACAGGCAATTGTTGGGAAGGATTTTCTTCCCTTTGGTGAGGCGCAACAACCGGGTTTGATGGATTATGCAGATGGAATTGATGTTATGGCATTTTTGCTGAGCCTGTAA
- a CDS encoding YybH family protein, translating to MKKLSFVALLVVILVSCRWEFNKKDKPENTEASEQQLKEMVDTDKAFSAASEKNGMKKAFLEYIADDAVLLRPGLLPIVEGDVIKFLNAQEDTSFTMTWDPKGGDIASSGDMGYTYGVYKVATADTTLMGTYLNVWRKQDDGKWKFVIDTGNPGVDKEGIE from the coding sequence ATGAAGAAGTTATCGTTTGTAGCATTGTTGGTTGTGATTTTGGTTTCGTGTCGCTGGGAATTCAACAAAAAAGATAAGCCTGAAAATACCGAAGCATCAGAGCAGCAACTGAAAGAAATGGTTGATACCGACAAAGCCTTTTCTGCCGCCAGCGAAAAAAACGGTATGAAAAAGGCCTTTCTTGAATACATTGCTGACGATGCGGTATTGCTTCGCCCGGGTCTTTTACCAATTGTAGAAGGAGATGTGATCAAATTCCTGAATGCGCAGGAAGATACTTCCTTTACTATGACATGGGATCCTAAAGGCGGAGACATTGCATCTTCAGGTGATATGGGTTACACCTACGGTGTATATAAAGTTGCAACAGCCGACACTACTTTAATGGGTACTTACTTAAATGTATGGCGCAAACAAGACGACGGGAAATGGAAATTTGTGATCGACACCGGCAACCCCGGCGTTGACAAAGAAGGCATCGAATAA
- a CDS encoding type I restriction enzyme HsdR N-terminal domain-containing protein — protein MIKVDFPAPTFRIKEEEGKELIFDDLRKQWLRLTPEEWVRQNLIQYMLQVKHYPAAFIGIEKEIVLGELKKRFDVLVYDRNHQPWMMIECKAMDVELTEKVLEQIIRYNMSVPVIYLVISNGTYTYAWVKEKNRLISLSELPVFD, from the coding sequence ATGATAAAGGTTGATTTTCCTGCGCCAACATTTCGAATTAAAGAAGAAGAGGGAAAAGAGCTGATCTTTGATGACCTGCGGAAGCAATGGTTGCGATTAACTCCTGAAGAATGGGTACGGCAAAATCTTATTCAATACATGTTACAGGTAAAACACTACCCGGCGGCGTTTATTGGTATTGAAAAAGAAATTGTATTGGGTGAGTTAAAGAAACGATTTGATGTGTTGGTCTATGATCGTAATCATCAACCCTGGATGATGATCGAATGCAAAGCAATGGATGTGGAGTTAACAGAAAAAGTATTGGAGCAGATCATACGTTATAATATGTCCGTTCCAGTAATTTATCTTGTGATCAGCAACGGAACATATACTTATGCATGGGTAAAAGAAAAAAACCGACTCATCAGTTTATCTGAGTTGCCGGTTTTTGATTAG
- a CDS encoding D-alanine--D-alanine ligase, with product MNQPLNIALVTGGYSGEAVISYKSATTIYNHLDKSKFNVFVIDVTNEGWFYKVGDKHVSAVDKNDFTITVDDKKISFDCVFIGMHGTPGEDGKLQGYFDVLGLPYTSCSSATSAITFNKRYTVAVAAFAGINVAKSVHLFKHQPINASDIKLKLPVFVKPNNGGSSIGMSKVSKQEDLSAAIEKAFNEDSQVLVEEMITGREFTIGVFKHKGEIVAMPMTEVKADADMEFFDFVAKYQGKSTEITPAEASDEVYQKVSDTAKKVYAVFNCAGVIRIDFIYNEERNEPFMLEINTIPGQSDASIVPQQVKAMGWKLDDFYAALIDQAMADHQIR from the coding sequence ATGAATCAACCATTGAACATTGCCCTTGTAACGGGCGGGTATAGCGGCGAAGCAGTGATCTCTTATAAAAGCGCCACTACTATTTATAATCATCTTGACAAATCGAAGTTTAATGTGTTTGTAATTGATGTTACAAACGAAGGCTGGTTTTATAAAGTGGGGGATAAGCATGTTTCAGCTGTAGATAAAAATGATTTTACCATTACAGTTGACGACAAAAAGATAAGTTTTGATTGTGTGTTCATCGGCATGCATGGCACACCGGGTGAAGACGGAAAACTGCAAGGTTATTTTGATGTATTAGGATTGCCGTATACTTCGTGTAGTTCTGCAACATCCGCCATTACATTCAATAAACGATATACTGTGGCTGTTGCTGCTTTTGCAGGGATCAATGTGGCGAAGAGTGTGCACCTGTTCAAACATCAACCAATTAATGCAAGCGATATCAAACTGAAACTACCTGTATTTGTAAAACCGAATAACGGTGGCAGCAGTATTGGTATGAGTAAAGTGAGCAAGCAGGAAGATCTGTCTGCAGCAATTGAAAAAGCATTTAATGAGGATAGCCAGGTATTGGTAGAGGAAATGATCACCGGTCGTGAATTCACTATTGGTGTGTTTAAACATAAAGGTGAAATAGTAGCAATGCCAATGACTGAAGTCAAGGCAGATGCAGATATGGAGTTCTTCGATTTCGTTGCGAAGTACCAAGGTAAGAGTACCGAAATAACGCCAGCTGAGGCAAGTGATGAGGTTTATCAGAAGGTAAGTGATACGGCAAAGAAAGTTTATGCTGTATTTAACTGTGCAGGTGTAATAAGAATCGACTTTATTTACAATGAAGAACGGAATGAACCGTTTATGCTTGAGATCAATACCATTCCAGGGCAAAGTGATGCGAGTATTGTGCCACAACAAGTGAAAGCAATGGGTTGGAAACTCGATGATTTTTATGCAGCTTTAATTGATCAGGCAATGGCCGATCACCAAATAAGATAG